The following coding sequences lie in one Alloacidobacterium dinghuense genomic window:
- the serA gene encoding phosphoglycerate dehydrogenase: protein MKIVLAEKVSPATLAVFKTEADWQILTHDQITNLPESLADADGLVVRSAVQVDDALLASAPKLRVIGRAGVGVDNIDADAATRRGIVVMNTPGANAVAVAELTIALMLSLGRMLPKANATMHAGKWEKKSLQGTELRGKKFGILGLGRIGLEVARRARAFGMELIGHDPFVSAAVARENAIRLVTAEELFRESDYLTLHVGFTPQTTGIINEKTIATMKKGVRIINCARGELIIEEALAEALKSGHIAGAALDVFHQEPPKNSPFFGLENVILTPHIAGSTAEAQEAVGVQIALQVREYLKLGVVQNAVNLPSLSHEEYLEVAPYIEMAGRLGTFLAQFPESGIESIELSYSGRVAEGKTELIRNSAIAGILGHSESVNRINAAAIAAERGIRIHEEKKEATNGGAGSVLKLTLHTPHSDFTASASVLHGVSARLLSLDGIDIEAPLQGALLTIHNRDVPGVIGRVGTILGDHQVNIANFALGRSDSSRRVPQGNALAVVQIDGAITDAALEELRGVDAILQVHLVNLNGGK from the coding sequence ATGAAGATCGTTCTCGCTGAAAAGGTTTCTCCTGCCACGCTTGCTGTTTTCAAGACGGAAGCTGACTGGCAAATTCTTACGCATGACCAGATCACAAATTTGCCGGAATCGCTTGCCGATGCTGACGGCCTCGTTGTGCGTTCTGCGGTTCAGGTAGATGATGCGTTGCTGGCTTCGGCTCCAAAGCTGCGGGTGATCGGCCGCGCTGGTGTCGGCGTAGACAATATTGACGCAGACGCTGCAACGCGACGCGGCATTGTGGTGATGAACACACCCGGAGCCAATGCCGTCGCGGTCGCAGAGCTTACGATTGCGCTGATGCTGTCTCTTGGGCGCATGCTGCCCAAAGCCAACGCAACCATGCATGCCGGCAAGTGGGAGAAGAAATCGCTTCAGGGAACGGAGTTGCGCGGCAAAAAGTTCGGCATTCTCGGACTGGGCCGCATCGGACTTGAAGTAGCACGACGCGCGCGCGCCTTTGGCATGGAACTGATCGGCCACGATCCCTTTGTTTCGGCTGCTGTTGCGCGTGAGAACGCAATCAGGCTCGTCACTGCTGAGGAGCTCTTCCGTGAGTCCGATTATCTGACGCTGCATGTCGGATTCACTCCGCAGACTACGGGCATCATCAACGAAAAGACCATTGCGACAATGAAGAAAGGCGTGCGCATAATCAATTGCGCCCGCGGCGAATTGATTATCGAAGAGGCTTTGGCTGAAGCGCTGAAGAGCGGCCATATTGCTGGTGCGGCTCTCGACGTCTTCCACCAGGAGCCGCCGAAGAACTCGCCGTTCTTTGGACTGGAAAATGTCATTCTCACGCCGCACATCGCGGGATCTACCGCAGAAGCTCAGGAGGCTGTCGGCGTGCAGATCGCATTGCAAGTGCGCGAATATCTGAAGCTGGGCGTGGTGCAGAATGCGGTGAACCTGCCCTCACTCTCGCATGAGGAGTATCTCGAGGTTGCGCCATACATCGAAATGGCAGGGCGCCTTGGAACCTTTCTTGCTCAATTTCCCGAGAGCGGTATCGAGAGCATCGAGCTTTCGTACAGTGGGCGCGTCGCTGAGGGCAAGACCGAGCTGATCCGCAACAGTGCGATCGCCGGCATTCTCGGTCACTCGGAGAGCGTGAATCGCATTAATGCCGCTGCGATTGCAGCTGAGCGCGGTATCCGCATTCACGAAGAGAAAAAGGAAGCAACCAACGGCGGCGCTGGCAGTGTGTTGAAACTGACGCTGCATACGCCGCATTCCGATTTCACGGCCAGCGCCTCGGTCCTGCATGGCGTTTCGGCGCGGCTGCTAAGTCTTGACGGTATCGACATTGAAGCGCCATTGCAGGGGGCACTGCTTACGATTCACAATCGAGACGTACCCGGCGTGATCGGGCGCGTAGGCACGATTCTCGGCGATCACCAGGTGAACATTGCCAACTTTGCATTAGGTCGCTCAGACAGCAGCCGTCGCGTGCCCCAGGGAAATGCGCTTGCCGTTGTCCAGATAGACGGAGCAATTACCGATGCTGCGCTTGAGGAATTGCGCGGGGTAGATGCGATCCTTCAGGTGCACTTGGTGAACTTGAACGGCGGGAAATAG
- a CDS encoding pyridoxal-phosphate-dependent aminotransferase family protein — MIRKTRLFTPGPTPLLPAAQFAMAAADIHHRTPEFRALYLRVLDQLKTFVGTKNDVLLLASSGTGAMEASVSNLTSPGDRVLVLSAGKFGERWEALAKAFGCSVDVVKVPYGQTFSLDEVRKALKTETRAVFMQATESSTGVRHDVQGVAALLKTANSNSLLVVDAITGLGTTHFDVDTWGVDIMIGGSQKAVMIPPGLSYLSVSDRAWQAMESSRNPRYYFDLRKERKNAKNGESAYTPAVALIAALGAALDYIAAQGGGDLAVGRKALVDNAETCAAMTRAAVEALGLKLFAPDAPAAAATAVLPPDGVDSGVVVKELKSRFAAVITNGQGEMKGQIFRIAHIGFFDYMDTIAIVGALEQVAASSLKLPGFEFGKALAVAQKAYVERTAKPASEKLEAVGAR, encoded by the coding sequence ATGATTCGCAAAACGCGCCTCTTTACGCCCGGCCCAACGCCCCTGCTCCCCGCAGCTCAGTTCGCGATGGCCGCAGCCGATATCCACCACCGCACGCCCGAGTTCCGTGCTCTGTATCTTCGCGTGCTGGACCAGCTGAAGACATTTGTGGGGACGAAGAATGACGTGCTGCTGCTCGCCTCGTCCGGAACCGGCGCGATGGAAGCGTCCGTCTCGAATCTGACTTCGCCTGGCGACCGTGTGCTGGTGCTCTCGGCTGGAAAATTCGGCGAGCGCTGGGAGGCGTTGGCCAAGGCCTTCGGCTGCTCTGTCGATGTGGTTAAGGTTCCTTATGGACAAACCTTTTCGCTCGATGAGGTTCGTAAGGCACTGAAGACCGAGACCCGCGCCGTGTTCATGCAGGCCACGGAGTCATCGACCGGCGTACGGCATGATGTGCAGGGTGTTGCCGCGTTGCTGAAGACCGCGAACAGCAATTCGTTGCTTGTGGTCGATGCAATCACCGGCCTGGGCACAACCCACTTCGATGTGGACACCTGGGGCGTCGATATCATGATCGGCGGCTCGCAAAAGGCGGTGATGATTCCGCCGGGTTTGTCTTATCTCTCCGTGAGCGATCGCGCGTGGCAGGCGATGGAATCCTCGCGCAATCCACGCTACTACTTTGATCTGCGTAAAGAGCGCAAGAACGCGAAGAATGGCGAGTCGGCGTATACACCAGCCGTGGCGCTGATTGCCGCGCTCGGCGCGGCGCTTGATTACATTGCCGCACAGGGTGGAGGCGATTTGGCCGTCGGACGCAAGGCTCTGGTCGATAACGCGGAGACCTGCGCAGCCATGACGCGCGCGGCAGTCGAAGCGCTGGGGCTGAAGCTGTTTGCTCCTGACGCGCCAGCGGCTGCGGCCACTGCAGTTCTGCCGCCGGATGGGGTCGATTCCGGTGTGGTCGTCAAAGAGTTGAAGAGCCGTTTCGCTGCTGTCATTACGAACGGACAGGGCGAGATGAAGGGGCAAATCTTCCGCATTGCTCACATCGGCTTCTTTGATTACATGGACACCATCGCAATCGTTGGTGCACTGGAGCAGGTTGCGGCATCGTCCCTCAAGCTGCCGGGCTTCGAGTTCGGCAAGGCACTGGCCGTCGCGCAGAAAGCCTATGTCGAGCGGACCGCGAAGCCTGCATCGGAAAAGCTGGAGGCTGTTGGCGCAAGGTAA
- the mgrA gene encoding L-glyceraldehyde 3-phosphate reductase — protein sequence MTYQPDPKRYEQAEFRRCGRSGIVLPPISLGLWQNFGGADVFETGRAVIRRAFDRGVTHFDLANNYGPPYGSAEENFGLILKKDFCDLRDELIISSKAGWDMWPGPYGIGGSRKYLIASLDQSLKRMGLEYVDIFYSHRPWDNVPLEETMGALAQIVRQGKALYVGISSYGPERTRKAFEILRSEGVPLLIHQPSYSMLNRWIENGLLDTLDELGVGCIAFSPLAQGLLTNKYLNGVPEASRVQLDNSSFSKNFLSEENLSRVRALHKIAESRGQTLAQMAIAWALRDSRVTSALIGARNVAQLDDSLDSLKKLEFSAQELKEIDQHAKDSGIDLWRSVSVE from the coding sequence ATGACCTATCAGCCCGACCCTAAACGCTACGAGCAGGCAGAGTTTCGTCGCTGTGGGCGTTCAGGGATCGTCCTACCACCTATCTCACTGGGGCTGTGGCAAAACTTTGGCGGTGCGGACGTTTTTGAGACGGGCCGCGCAGTGATTCGCCGCGCCTTCGACCGCGGTGTAACGCATTTCGATCTGGCGAATAACTATGGGCCGCCCTATGGCTCGGCGGAAGAAAATTTCGGCCTGATTTTGAAAAAGGATTTTTGCGATCTTCGCGATGAGCTGATCATTTCGTCGAAGGCGGGATGGGACATGTGGCCGGGGCCCTACGGCATCGGCGGATCGCGGAAGTATCTGATCGCGTCTCTCGATCAGAGCCTCAAGCGCATGGGTTTGGAGTATGTGGACATCTTCTACTCGCATCGGCCTTGGGACAATGTGCCACTCGAAGAGACGATGGGTGCGCTGGCGCAGATTGTGCGACAGGGCAAGGCTCTCTACGTTGGCATCTCATCGTATGGGCCGGAGCGCACACGCAAGGCGTTTGAGATTCTGCGCTCGGAAGGTGTGCCGCTGCTGATTCACCAGCCGTCGTATTCCATGCTGAATCGCTGGATTGAAAACGGGCTGCTCGACACGCTCGATGAACTTGGCGTGGGCTGCATCGCATTTTCGCCGCTGGCACAGGGACTGCTGACGAACAAGTATTTGAACGGCGTGCCGGAAGCCTCACGCGTGCAACTTGACAACAGCAGCTTCAGCAAGAATTTTTTGTCGGAAGAGAACCTAAGCCGTGTACGAGCGCTGCACAAGATTGCCGAATCGCGCGGCCAGACGCTCGCACAGATGGCGATCGCATGGGCTCTGCGCGATTCTCGGGTGACGTCGGCCCTTATTGGTGCGCGTAATGTGGCGCAGTTGGATGACTCTCTGGATTCGCTGAAGAAGCTGGAGTTTTCCGCGCAGGAATTGAAGGAGATCGATCAGCACGCCAAGGATAGCGGGATTGATCTTTGGCGGTCGGTTTCTGTGGAGTGA
- a CDS encoding nuclear transport factor 2 family protein, with product MQKLEDQWSDAVVKRDQYGLELLLSPLYVGISASGEVSTRNQQIALLYTKTTDPLTMEQRVISARMLGDIAVVNGTYITRRKNGPETLEERGIFTHVFQRVRSNWLCINSQRTVVAEDSSAKQKAAKKSNADLPFHVPFLFKGADSAKQQPAPPPGDPQTAQQQQQPQQ from the coding sequence ATGCAGAAGCTCGAAGATCAGTGGAGCGATGCCGTCGTCAAGCGCGATCAGTACGGCTTGGAGCTGTTGCTATCGCCGCTCTACGTCGGCATCTCGGCAAGTGGTGAGGTGAGCACCCGCAACCAGCAGATCGCTCTGCTCTATACGAAGACAACAGATCCGCTCACCATGGAGCAACGGGTGATCAGTGCGCGCATGCTGGGAGATATTGCCGTCGTGAACGGCACGTACATCACGCGCCGCAAAAACGGCCCGGAGACACTAGAAGAGCGCGGTATCTTCACACACGTTTTCCAGCGCGTACGTTCGAACTGGCTCTGCATCAACTCGCAACGCACGGTCGTTGCTGAAGACTCGAGCGCGAAGCAGAAGGCTGCGAAGAAGAGCAACGCCGATCTGCCCTTCCACGTTCCGTTCCTTTTCAAAGGCGCTGATTCCGCCAAGCAACAACCGGCGCCACCCCCGGGTGACCCGCAGACAGCTCAGCAGCAGCAACAGCCACAACAGTAA
- a CDS encoding GatB/YqeY domain-containing protein: protein MSLTQQVEKDIVAAMKAREAERLSTLRMVKTAFKNKEIEKREPLTDAEAQQILTTLIKQRRESVEQFTKGNRPELAAKEQAEIVLIEGYMPKAASEDDIKKIVDEALAGQHLSPKDMGTAMKAVQARIQASGLRADGRQVSEIVKAKLAQ from the coding sequence GTGAGTCTTACCCAGCAAGTCGAAAAAGATATCGTTGCCGCCATGAAAGCGCGTGAAGCTGAGCGCCTTTCAACGTTGCGCATGGTGAAAACCGCTTTCAAAAACAAGGAGATCGAGAAGCGCGAGCCGCTTACCGACGCCGAGGCGCAGCAGATTCTAACCACGCTCATCAAGCAGCGACGCGAGTCCGTCGAGCAGTTCACCAAAGGCAACCGCCCGGAGCTGGCAGCGAAGGAGCAGGCAGAGATCGTGTTGATCGAAGGCTATATGCCGAAGGCCGCTAGCGAAGATGACATCAAAAAGATCGTGGACGAAGCCCTCGCGGGACAGCACCTCAGTCCGAAAGACATGGGTACCGCCATGAAGGCTGTACAGGCGCGCATTCAGGCGTCTGGACTTCGCGCGGATGGACGGCAGGTGAGTGAGATTGTGAAAGCGAAGCTGGCTCAATAA